TCGAGAAGGTCGGCATCGCGCCGAGCCGCCGCGTCCACGATTTGACCGACGCCGAGATCATCCAGATCCGCGAGGCGATCGACCGCGACTATCTCGTCGAGGGCGACCTGCGCCGCGAAGTGGCGATGAACATCAAGCGCCTGATGGACCTCGGCTGCTATCGCGGCCTGCGCCACCGCAAGGGCCTGCCGGTCCGCGGCCAGCGCACCCACACCAACGCACGCACGCGCAAGGGCCCCGCGAAGGCCATCGCCGGCAAGAAGAAAGTGACCAAGTAAACCGATGGCTACTCCCG
Above is a window of Rhizomicrobium sp. DNA encoding:
- the rpsM gene encoding 30S ribosomal protein S13, with the translated sequence MARIAGVNIPTQKRVEIGLRYIHGIGPAKAKEIIEKVGIAPSRRVHDLTDAEIIQIREAIDRDYLVEGDLRREVAMNIKRLMDLGCYRGLRHRKGLPVRGQRTHTNARTRKGPAKAIAGKKKVTK